A window of Lysobacterales bacterium genomic DNA:
CGCAAGATCAAGGAATGTCTCCGCCTGAAGCTGGAATGCGGCCTGTCGAATGAGCTGGTCGCGCGGGCGATGGGGTTGTCGAAAGGCGTGGTCAGCAAATACGTGTCCCGCGCGTGCGCGCAGGGACTGGACTGGCCGGTGCTGGCGGCGCTGGACGAGTCGCAGATCGGGGCACGTCTGTGCCTGCCGGTGCCAGTGGTGCGCGGCGAGCGCGTGCCAATCGATCTTCCGATCGTGCATCGCGAGCTGCGCCGCAAGGGCGTGACGCTGCAGTTGCTGTGGCAGGAATATCTGGAAGCGAACGCGGATCAGCCGACGTACCGGTACACGCAGTTCTGCCAGCACTATCACGACTATGCCGCCTCGCTGCGGCGCTCGATGCGTCAGGTGCATCGGGCCGGCGAGAAGCTGTTCATCGACTATGCCGGGCAGACGGTGCCGCTCGTTGACCCGGACACCGGCGAAGTGCGCGCCGCGCACATCTTCGTGGCCGTGCTCGGCGCATCGAACTACACCTATGCCTGTGCGACTGCGGGCGAGACCCAGGGCGATTGGCTGCGCGGACTGACACAGGCGTTTGCGTTCATCGGCGGCGTGCCGGCCTTGGTGGTGCCGGACAATCCGCGGGCGTTGATCGCCTGCCCGAATCGCTACGACCCGGAGCCGAACCTGGCGGCATTGCGCTGCGCCGAACACTTCGGCACGGCCATCCTGCCGGCGCGACCGCGGCGCCCGCAGGACAAATCCAAGGTCGAAGTCGGTGTGCAGGTGGTCGAGCGCTGGATCCTCGCGCGCCTGCGCCATCAGGTGTTCTTCTCGCTCGGCGCACTGAACCACGCGATCGCCGATCTGCTGATCGATCTGAACAACCGCCGCTTCAAGAAGCTCGATGGTTGTCGCCGCGAATGGTTCGAGGCCATCGACCGGCCGGCGCTGATGGCCTTGCCCGCTCAGGCCTTCGAGCACGCCCGCTTCAAACCTTGCCGGGTCAACATCGACTATCACGTCGAAGTGGACGCGCATTACTACAGCGTGCCGCACAGCCTGGTGCGCCGGACCGTCGAAGCCCGCATCACCGATTACGCCGTCGAGATCCTGCACGGCGGCAGCCGCGTCGCCTGCCATGCGCGCTCACTGTCCAAGGGCCGGCACACCACGGTGGCCGAGCACATGCCGGCGGCACACCGCGCGCACCTGGAGTGGACGCCGCACCGCTTCAAGCACTGGGCCGCCGACATCGGGCCGTCGACCCGTGCACTGGTCGAGCACCTGCTCACCGACCGGCCGCATCCGGAGATGGGCTATCGCAGTTGCCTCGGTCTGCTGTCGCTGGCGCGGCACTACGGCCATGTGCGTCTCGAAGCCGCGTGCACGCGCGCCATCGCGATCGGTTCGCGCACTCGCAAGTCGGTGCTGTCGATCCTGCAGGGCGGCCTCGACCAGCAGCCGCTGCCCGCCACGCAACCACAAGCCGACTGGATCAGTCCCGACCACGACAACCTGCGCGGCCCGGCCTACTACCTCGTTCCTCCGACCACCCACTGAAGGAAATTGCATGCTCACGAATCCCACCCTTGACCAGCTGCGCGTCCTCAAGCTCGACGGCATGGCCCGTGCCCTTGAGGAACAACGCACCCAGCCGATGTGCCAGGACCTATCGTTTGAAGATCGATTAGGAATGCTCGTCGATCGCGAGCGCCACTGGCGCGATGGCCGTCGCCTGGATCGATTGTTGCGCGCAGCCAGGCTCAAGCACGGCGACGCCTGTCTCGAAGACGTCCACTACAGCGCTGGCCGCGGCCTCGACAAGCGCCTCGTCGCGACCTTGTCGGGTGGCGACTGGATCCGACAAACGCAGAGTCTGTTGATCACCGGTCCGACCGGCGTCGGCAAGACCTGGCTCGCTTGTGCGCTGGCGCAGCACGCGTGTCGCCAAG
This region includes:
- a CDS encoding IS21 family transposase, encoding MPTPRMAMRKIKECLRLKLECGLSNELVARAMGLSKGVVSKYVSRACAQGLDWPVLAALDESQIGARLCLPVPVVRGERVPIDLPIVHRELRRKGVTLQLLWQEYLEANADQPTYRYTQFCQHYHDYAASLRRSMRQVHRAGEKLFIDYAGQTVPLVDPDTGEVRAAHIFVAVLGASNYTYACATAGETQGDWLRGLTQAFAFIGGVPALVVPDNPRALIACPNRYDPEPNLAALRCAEHFGTAILPARPRRPQDKSKVEVGVQVVERWILARLRHQVFFSLGALNHAIADLLIDLNNRRFKKLDGCRREWFEAIDRPALMALPAQAFEHARFKPCRVNIDYHVEVDAHYYSVPHSLVRRTVEARITDYAVEILHGGSRVACHARSLSKGRHTTVAEHMPAAHRAHLEWTPHRFKHWAADIGPSTRALVEHLLTDRPHPEMGYRSCLGLLSLARHYGHVRLEAACTRAIAIGSRTRKSVLSILQGGLDQQPLPATQPQADWISPDHDNLRGPAYYLVPPTTH
- a CDS encoding ATP-binding protein → MLTNPTLDQLRVLKLDGMARALEEQRTQPMCQDLSFEDRLGMLVDRERHWRDGRRLDRLLRAARLKHGDACLEDVHYSAGRGLDKRLVATLSGGDWIRQTQSLLITGPTGVGKTWLACALAQHACRQGFPALYQRVPRLTEALRIAHADGSFGKLLAQLARIDVLILDDWGMTPLDQAARHDLLEVIDDRATSRSTIITSQLPIDHWHAWLNDPTVADAILDRLVHRSHRIALKGESMRKKQHE